From the Ctenopharyngodon idella isolate HZGC_01 chromosome 3, HZGC01, whole genome shotgun sequence genome, one window contains:
- the LOC127507990 gene encoding serine/threonine-protein kinase pim-3-like — MMIRVSEGPSVPQIIKLLDWYETRNHYILVIERPTPCKDLRQYLVQNGGRISESKARVVMHQVVTAARICFEKGIYRSDIKLENLLINENSLQVKLIDFGVGRSFKTFGYTRYIGTKLYAPPEAFRRTWRYHAKPATVYSLGVLLFVMLFGKYPYKVKPEVIADILRKAGISKESKELISSCMETDPTKRIDLDKILDHDWFQVLLLKPESQNEEPILPASVLEDIFIDVVLQEGDKAPCLTLALVCTCFRDLVTQEAFRRRAHILWLDTFHVIPSVSSSSVSVIVSRLLHACLLPRSLGKIKTSIRSSIIFSHELNLLPLTCTLPMFSEEYILQ; from the exons ATGATGATTCGTGTGAGCGAAGGCCCCAGCGTTCCCCAAATAATAAAGCTGCTGGACTGGTATGAGACACGGAATCACTACATACTGGTCATAGAGCGGCCCACGCCTTGCAAAGATCTGCGGCAGTATTTAGTGCAAAATGGTGGCAGAATCAGCGAGTCAAAAGCACGAGTTGTGATGCATCAAGTTGTTACTGCTGCAAGAATATGCTTTGAAAAGGGAATCTACCGCAGCGACATCAAGCTAGAAAACCTGCTAATCAATGAGAACAGCTTGCAGGTCAAATTAATCGACTTCGGTGTTGGTAGAAGCTTCAAGACGTTTGGTTATACAAGGTACATTG GTACAAAACTTTACGCTCCCCCTGAAGCTTTCCGCAGAACATGGAGGTACCACGCCAAGCCGGCAACAGTATATTCTTTAGGTGTACTGTTGTTTGTGATGCTGTTTGGGAAGTACCCTTACAAGGTCAAACCTGAGGTCATCGCCGACATCTTGAGAAAAGCAGGAATTTCCAAAG AAAGCAAAGAACTGATATCTTCGTGTATGGAGACAGATCCAACCAAGAGGATTGACTTGGACAAGATCCTCGACCATGACTGGTTCCAAGTTTTGCTCCTTAAGCCGGAGAGTCAAAACGAGGAACCCATA TTGCCAGCATCTGTTCTGGAGGACATTTTCATTGATGTGGTTCTCCAGGAAGGCGACAAGGCCCCTTGTCTGACACTGGCCCTTGTGTGCACTTGCTTCAGAGACCTTGTGACACAGGAAGCCTTCAGGAGACGAGCCCATATTCTTTGGCTTGACA CGTTCCATGTGATTCCTAGTGTCTCCTCGTCTTCTGTGAGTGTCATCGTGTCACGTCTGCTCCACGCCTGCCTGCTTCCACGATCTCTGGGAAAGATAAAGACAAGTATCAGATCCAGTATCATCTTCAGTCACGAACTTAACCTGCTtccactcacctgcactctgccaATGTTctctg AAGAATATATACTTCAGTAA